One region of Faecalibacter bovis genomic DNA includes:
- a CDS encoding DUF2314 domain-containing protein: MKKTFLILLAGFAMIACDNKNIAKDSYKGLEKQEKELAELDSITLEARRTFDDFKLALEMKDSTMTNFIVKEEFVVKNGDRSQQEHLWIRDVHQDGNVLKGIVDNQPQVTKEVKLNDTIVIDDKKISDWMFYKLEPNDTVARMIGGYSVKYMRNKLSDAERVEFDKQYKVKFD; the protein is encoded by the coding sequence ATGAAAAAAACATTTTTGATATTGTTAGCAGGTTTTGCAATGATAGCTTGTGATAATAAAAATATTGCTAAAGATTCCTATAAAGGTTTAGAAAAGCAGGAGAAAGAATTAGCAGAACTAGATAGTATAACTTTAGAAGCTAGACGTACTTTTGATGATTTTAAATTAGCATTAGAAATGAAAGATTCTACAATGACTAATTTTATTGTTAAAGAAGAGTTTGTCGTGAAAAATGGTGATCGTAGCCAACAAGAACACTTGTGGATTCGCGATGTGCATCAAGATGGAAACGTTTTAAAAGGAATTGTAGATAATCAACCACAAGTAACGAAAGAAGTAAAATTAAACGATACTATTGTTATTGATGATAAAAAGATTTCGGATTGGATGTTTTACAAGTTAGAACCAAATGATACAGTTGCTCGTATGATTGGTGGTTATTCTGTAAAATACATGAGAAATAAATTATCAGACGCGGAAAGAGTAGAGTTTGATAAACAATACAAAGTAAAATTTGACTAA
- a CDS encoding DUF4844 domain-containing protein, protein MMNIKLLFTILLTSFSVLSMAQDSNKNEFQSFIKKEKFNSSVNGLSVQSLNQIVEKKLNRLASTFEFINKSKNVEDKHYLYAIKKFVDSMKPYETDLSINDKTIISNYIENLMDIVQLESSNGLLNQFVYGFDPIKNKKSHFKIEVAFL, encoded by the coding sequence ATGATGAATATAAAATTATTATTCACAATACTATTAACTAGTTTTTCGGTATTATCTATGGCTCAAGATTCAAATAAAAATGAATTTCAATCATTTATTAAAAAAGAAAAATTTAATTCATCAGTAAATGGTTTATCTGTACAAAGTTTAAATCAAATTGTAGAAAAAAAATTGAATCGATTAGCCAGTACGTTTGAGTTTATAAATAAAAGTAAAAATGTAGAAGATAAACATTATCTATATGCTATAAAGAAATTTGTTGATTCTATGAAGCCTTACGAAACAGATTTAAGCATTAACGATAAAACAATAATATCTAACTATATTGAAAATTTAATGGATATTGTACAACTCGAAAGCTCAAACGGATTGTTGAACCAATTTGTTTACGGTTTTGACCCAATAAAAAATAAAAAAAGCCACTTCAAAATTGAAGTGGCTTTTTTATAA